The following proteins are encoded in a genomic region of Nitratireductor sp. GISD-1A_MAKvit:
- a CDS encoding gamma-glutamylcyclotransferase — protein MNDFWVFGYGSLMWRPGFAHVETCKARVHGYRRALCIHSHVHRGTPDRPGLVLGLDRGGSCLGLAFRVPGELKNEVVAYLRERELVTNVYLERRVGARLENGQLVEALTYVVDRGHGQYAGRLDVEHAARQVSASIGQSGPNVDYVRNTVEHLKALDIRDHWLEAVAARLQAETGKAL, from the coding sequence ATGAACGATTTTTGGGTCTTTGGCTACGGATCGCTTATGTGGCGCCCGGGTTTTGCGCATGTGGAGACATGCAAGGCGAGAGTCCACGGTTATCGCCGCGCGCTTTGCATTCATTCCCATGTTCATCGCGGAACGCCTGATCGGCCTGGCCTCGTTCTCGGTCTCGATCGTGGAGGGTCGTGTCTCGGACTTGCCTTCCGAGTGCCCGGTGAACTGAAAAACGAGGTGGTTGCCTATTTGCGCGAGCGAGAGCTCGTCACGAATGTCTATCTTGAACGACGGGTTGGTGCGAGGCTTGAGAACGGGCAGTTGGTGGAGGCGCTGACCTATGTGGTGGACCGTGGACATGGCCAGTATGCCGGAAGGCTCGATGTGGAACATGCGGCACGGCAGGTGAGCGCTTCCATCGGCCAGTCGGGGCCGAATGTCGATTATGTGCGCAACACGGTCGAGCATCTGAAAGCTTTGGACATTCGCGACCACTGGCTCGAAGCGGTCGCCGCCCGCCTCCAGGCGGAAACTGGCAAGGCGCTTTGA
- a CDS encoding lysophospholipid acyltransferase family protein, with product MLHIRSTVFNVLFYLNLILQMLFWTPVYFLLPRKKAWFVPKFWAASSLWLQKIVTGAHSEISGLEHLPDGPCIIAPKHQSFWDTIAFLPHIPDALYILKRELMWIPFFGWYVAKMRMIPINRGSRTKALKQAVKSARILMQEKRQLIIYPEGTRRPPGAEPAYKYGIVELYAQLNVPVVPVAHAAGLFWPRRKFLRHPGIIRARFLPPIEPGLPREEFQKRLVQDTEAACDEMLVEAATANNPPPLPETARRRLTELGVLKSAATET from the coding sequence ATGCTTCATATCCGCTCCACCGTCTTCAATGTCCTGTTTTATCTGAATCTCATCCTTCAGATGCTGTTCTGGACGCCAGTGTATTTTCTGCTGCCGCGCAAGAAAGCCTGGTTCGTGCCCAAATTCTGGGCCGCGTCCAGCCTGTGGTTGCAGAAGATCGTGACCGGAGCCCATTCCGAAATCTCAGGACTTGAACATCTTCCCGACGGCCCCTGCATCATCGCCCCCAAGCATCAGTCGTTCTGGGATACAATCGCGTTCCTTCCACACATTCCCGACGCTCTCTACATTTTGAAGCGGGAGTTGATGTGGATACCATTCTTCGGCTGGTACGTGGCCAAGATGCGCATGATCCCCATCAACCGCGGCAGCCGCACCAAAGCTCTCAAACAGGCCGTTAAATCCGCCCGGATCCTGATGCAGGAGAAGCGACAGCTCATCATCTATCCGGAAGGCACGCGCCGCCCGCCCGGCGCCGAACCCGCCTACAAATATGGCATCGTCGAACTCTATGCGCAGTTGAATGTTCCGGTCGTTCCGGTCGCACACGCAGCAGGCCTCTTCTGGCCCCGTCGCAAATTTTTGCGCCATCCGGGCATTATCCGCGCCCGCTTTCTGCCGCCCATCGAACCCGGACTGCCGCGCGAGGAGTTTCAGAAACGCCTCGTGCAGGATACGGAGGCTGCCTGTGATGAAATGCTCGTGGAAGCGGCCACCGCAAACAATCCCCCCCCTCTGCCCGAAACTGCACGCAGGCGATTGACCGAGCTCGGAGTCCTCAAGAGCGCGGCAACGGAGACCTGA
- a CDS encoding YdcF family protein, translating to MILAFLLGFGLFADHIGRLVTPGQMQQADGIVVLTGGHSRIDVAVRLLKAGKGKRLLISGVNPIARADDLRIATGSEAELFDCCVDIDHAALDTIGNAEESAKWVQANAYDSIILVTNNYHMPRSLLEMRRLLPSATVHPYPVVNTPLDNAAWLAKPDALRVLATEYTKYVGALLREIVPIPRIAGLKQPNEITKATLK from the coding sequence ATGATCCTCGCCTTCCTCCTCGGTTTCGGGCTGTTTGCAGACCATATCGGCCGGCTGGTTACCCCGGGTCAGATGCAACAGGCGGACGGCATTGTCGTTCTCACCGGCGGCCATTCCCGGATCGACGTCGCAGTGCGGCTTCTCAAGGCAGGCAAGGGAAAGCGGCTGTTGATCAGTGGGGTAAATCCCATTGCCAGGGCAGATGATTTACGCATCGCGACAGGCAGCGAGGCCGAGCTGTTCGACTGCTGCGTCGACATCGATCATGCGGCCCTCGACACGATCGGAAACGCTGAAGAAAGTGCCAAATGGGTTCAGGCCAATGCCTATGACAGCATCATCCTGGTGACCAACAATTACCACATGCCGCGCAGCCTTCTGGAAATGCGCAGGCTTCTGCCTTCAGCCACCGTCCACCCCTATCCCGTCGTCAACACCCCGCTCGACAACGCAGCATGGCTTGCCAAGCCCGATGCCCTGCGTGTTCTTGCCACCGAGTACACGAAGTATGTCGGCGCTTTGCTCCGCGAAATTGTCCCCATACCCCGCATCGCGGGCCTGAAACAGCCAAATGAGATCACGAAGGCGACACTGAAGTAA
- the ftsE gene encoding cell division ATP-binding protein FtsE: MIRFENVGHRYGMGPEILRDVSFHLPERSFQFLSGPSGAGKTTLLRLLFMSLKPTRGLITIFGKDRSRITRTELPLMRRNIGVVFQDFRLLDHLTTYENVALPLRVRGREEATYRSDVIELLKWVGLGERMHVLPPILSGGEKQRAAIARALIEQPRILLADEPTGNVDPQLARRLLRLLIELNRLGTAVVIATHDLGLMDQVDARRMVLSGGRLDIYD; the protein is encoded by the coding sequence GTGATTCGATTTGAAAATGTCGGCCATAGATACGGAATGGGTCCGGAGATCCTCCGCGACGTTTCCTTTCATTTGCCCGAGCGCTCGTTCCAGTTCCTGAGCGGCCCCTCCGGAGCGGGGAAAACCACCCTGCTGCGCCTGCTTTTCATGTCGCTCAAGCCCACGCGCGGTCTTATCACGATCTTTGGCAAGGACCGCTCCCGGATCACCCGCACCGAGCTCCCGCTCATGCGGCGCAACATCGGCGTGGTGTTTCAGGATTTCCGACTTCTCGATCATCTGACCACCTATGAAAACGTGGCGCTGCCCCTGCGTGTGCGGGGACGCGAGGAAGCCACCTACCGCAGCGATGTGATCGAGCTTTTGAAATGGGTCGGCCTCGGCGAGCGCATGCACGTTCTGCCACCAATCCTGTCGGGCGGTGAAAAACAGCGCGCAGCCATCGCGCGCGCGCTCATCGAGCAGCCGCGCATCCTGCTGGCCGACGAACCGACAGGCAATGTAGATCCCCAGCTCGCACGCCGTCTTCTCAGGCTTCTGATCGAGCTGAACCGCCTTGGCACTGCGGTGGTCATTGCCACCCATGACCTTGGCCTCATGGATCAGGTTGACGCCCGTCGCATGGTTCTGTCGGGTGGAAGGCTGGACATATATGACTGA
- the hpt gene encoding hypoxanthine phosphoribosyltransferase, whose product MPVVRGKEIEVLFSASTIARRNLELAKDIASREYKDLLVISILKGSFIFAADLIRAMHDVGISPEVEFIMISSYGAGTESGEIKVLRDIDNDVSGRDVLLIDDILESGKTLKHTSELMLSRGAKSVSVAVLLDKHSRRQTDIDAEFVGFECPDYFVVGYGMDVAHAFRELPFVGVVKGDA is encoded by the coding sequence ATGCCTGTTGTTCGCGGCAAAGAAATCGAGGTTCTTTTCTCGGCTTCGACCATCGCAAGACGCAATCTTGAGCTCGCCAAGGATATCGCTTCACGCGAATACAAGGATCTGCTCGTGATTTCGATTCTGAAGGGGTCGTTCATTTTCGCAGCCGATCTCATTCGCGCCATGCATGATGTGGGCATTTCCCCGGAAGTCGAGTTCATCATGATTTCCAGCTATGGAGCGGGAACCGAAAGCGGGGAGATCAAGGTGCTGCGCGACATCGACAATGATGTCTCGGGCCGCGATGTTCTGCTGATCGACGACATTCTGGAGTCCGGCAAGACCCTGAAGCACACAAGTGAACTGATGCTTTCGCGCGGTGCGAAATCCGTCTCAGTTGCGGTGCTTCTCGACAAGCATTCGCGCCGCCAAACGGATATCGATGCGGAATTCGTCGGTTTCGAATGTCCCGATTATTTTGTCGTTGGCTATGGTATGGATGTGGCACACGCTTTTCGGGAACTGCCGTTTGTGGGCGTGGTCAAGGGCGATGCCTGA
- a CDS encoding response regulator, which yields MAKLLIVEDDDSVRNFTARALSASGHTVETAGDGLEGFEMIKASDGDYDLVLSDIRMPAMDGIEMARAVAEAFPGLRLLLMTGYAEQRERAVELEGTVSGVVDKPFTLSELRQRVGEALAA from the coding sequence ATGGCTAAGCTTTTAATCGTCGAGGACGACGACTCCGTCCGCAATTTCACCGCACGCGCGCTGAGCGCCTCAGGTCACACCGTTGAAACAGCGGGTGACGGGCTGGAAGGTTTTGAGATGATCAAGGCCAGTGATGGTGACTATGATCTTGTTCTCTCGGACATCCGCATGCCGGCAATGGATGGCATCGAAATGGCACGCGCCGTAGCCGAGGCGTTTCCGGGGCTGAGGCTCCTGCTCATGACGGGCTATGCCGAGCAGCGTGAGCGCGCCGTGGAGCTTGAGGGCACCGTGTCCGGTGTGGTCGACAAGCCCTTCACCTTGAGTGAGCTTCGACAGCGCGTCGGTGAGGCGCTCGCTGCCTGA
- a CDS encoding TIGR02302 family protein translates to MAETTSRQGHGNGRLIRLARTRFAIRCTMLVERVWPLLLPPLLIVSLFLTISWFGLFRQMPDLARIVLLALFALLGLASLWPFRRFRFPSQTEIDRRIERANQLAHEPVAAQSDRPAGATDEFADALWREHKKRMAARLDNLHGDLPATGIPARDPFGLRAAVALLLITAAAFSGSPYGGSALDAFRSHGGAEIIPPRIDAWVTPPTYTRRAPLYLTAEANRELKSFTVPEGSILTLRITGGSGTETLAYLDTGDTETPIDPEGASQSETLSAGTHARRFASTLDVDGKLLLKRNGQEIEGWLFSVTPDEPPQIRFAEKPKRATNGSLELSYEIEDDYGAAEAQALIGQVHQAPGARPLYEAPDLPLTLPRRDGRTITAKTARDLTEHPWAGSSATITLRAVDDAGQEALSASRVFTLPQRTFTNPLAKSLLEMRRELALDANQKHRVLAMMDAVMTWPEETLKDLSQFLGVSAARSRLDTAQSDDALRDVVDYLWEIALIIEEGDLTNAERRLRQAQEALKNALDEGASEEEIARLMDELRSAMQEFLREFAERAQQNPDLAQQLPEDSQMLNQSDLERLLDQLEELARSGAHDQARELLSQLENMMNNLQAGRSQQGQSGNQQSEMRQQMDELGNLMRRQQELMNETFRMDQMQRGQQGEQSQQGQQGQRGQGNDGQPGGGQGMSPDEFADAMRGLQQGQGMLRQDLESLMQGLEGLGIQPGEGFGEAGEAMGEAEGALGEGEGDQAVGEQGRALEALRRGAQDMMNQLQQAMRGEQSGGQQGTRQGNNGRDPLGRPQATTGPDFGDSVDVPDEIDTQRARRILEAIRKRLGDALSPALEKEYLERLLNMQ, encoded by the coding sequence ATGGCGGAAACAACTTCAAGGCAAGGGCATGGGAACGGTCGATTGATCCGACTGGCACGCACACGCTTTGCCATCCGTTGCACCATGCTGGTGGAGCGCGTTTGGCCATTGCTCCTGCCCCCGCTCCTCATCGTCAGCCTCTTTCTCACCATCTCATGGTTTGGTCTGTTCCGGCAGATGCCGGATCTGGCACGGATTGTTCTGCTTGCGCTTTTCGCGCTTCTTGGCCTTGCATCGTTATGGCCTTTTCGCCGATTTCGGTTTCCCAGCCAAACAGAAATCGACCGGCGTATCGAACGTGCCAACCAGTTGGCTCATGAACCGGTGGCCGCCCAGTCCGATCGACCTGCAGGGGCAACCGACGAGTTTGCGGACGCTTTGTGGCGCGAACACAAGAAGCGCATGGCAGCCCGGCTCGACAACCTGCATGGTGACCTTCCAGCGACCGGCATTCCGGCCAGGGACCCGTTTGGTCTGCGCGCCGCCGTGGCCCTGCTTCTGATCACTGCCGCTGCATTTTCGGGCAGCCCTTACGGCGGCAGCGCTCTCGATGCCTTTCGCAGTCATGGTGGTGCCGAAATCATACCGCCACGCATCGATGCCTGGGTTACCCCGCCCACCTATACCCGGCGCGCGCCCCTTTATCTCACGGCCGAGGCAAACCGCGAACTGAAAAGCTTCACGGTGCCAGAGGGCAGCATTCTCACGCTCCGGATCACGGGCGGTTCGGGAACCGAAACACTCGCCTACCTCGACACCGGCGACACCGAAACCCCGATCGACCCCGAAGGCGCTTCGCAGAGCGAGACCCTTTCTGCTGGCACGCATGCCCGGCGCTTCGCCAGCACCCTTGATGTAGACGGGAAACTGCTTCTCAAGCGCAATGGCCAGGAAATTGAAGGCTGGCTGTTCTCGGTCACACCCGACGAGCCGCCGCAGATCCGGTTCGCCGAAAAGCCGAAGCGCGCAACAAACGGATCACTCGAACTCTCCTACGAGATCGAGGACGACTACGGTGCGGCAGAAGCACAGGCCCTGATCGGCCAGGTTCATCAGGCACCCGGCGCACGCCCGCTCTACGAGGCACCGGACCTGCCCCTGACACTTCCCCGCAGGGACGGTCGCACCATCACGGCTAAAACCGCACGCGATCTGACAGAACACCCGTGGGCCGGCAGCTCCGCAACGATCACGCTTCGAGCGGTTGACGACGCCGGACAGGAAGCTCTGAGCGCAAGCAGGGTCTTCACTCTCCCGCAGCGAACCTTCACAAACCCGCTTGCCAAGTCGTTGCTGGAAATGCGGCGCGAACTGGCGCTTGATGCCAATCAGAAGCATCGTGTTCTCGCCATGATGGACGCAGTCATGACGTGGCCGGAAGAAACCCTGAAGGATCTTTCCCAGTTCCTCGGCGTTTCGGCGGCCCGCTCAAGACTGGACACGGCGCAATCAGACGACGCACTACGCGACGTCGTGGATTACCTTTGGGAAATCGCTCTCATAATCGAAGAGGGGGATCTTACCAACGCAGAGCGGCGCCTGCGTCAGGCTCAGGAAGCACTGAAAAATGCGCTCGATGAAGGTGCCAGTGAAGAAGAAATCGCGCGCCTCATGGATGAGTTGCGCAGCGCAATGCAGGAGTTTCTGCGGGAGTTTGCCGAGCGGGCACAACAGAACCCCGATTTGGCGCAGCAACTGCCCGAAGACAGCCAGATGCTGAACCAGAGCGATCTGGAGCGCCTGCTCGATCAGCTCGAAGAACTCGCACGATCAGGCGCGCATGATCAGGCGCGCGAACTGCTTTCCCAACTTGAAAACATGATGAACAACCTTCAGGCCGGGCGCTCCCAACAGGGCCAGTCAGGCAACCAGCAGTCGGAAATGCGCCAGCAGATGGATGAGCTGGGAAATCTGATGCGCCGTCAGCAGGAGCTGATGAACGAAACCTTCCGAATGGACCAGATGCAGCGTGGCCAGCAGGGAGAGCAAAGCCAACAAGGCCAACAGGGGCAACGGGGGCAGGGCAATGACGGACAGCCCGGCGGAGGACAGGGCATGTCTCCGGACGAATTTGCCGATGCCATGCGCGGACTGCAGCAGGGTCAGGGGATGCTGCGACAGGACCTCGAAAGCCTGATGCAGGGACTTGAAGGGCTCGGCATCCAGCCGGGCGAAGGGTTCGGCGAGGCCGGTGAAGCCATGGGTGAGGCCGAAGGCGCGCTGGGTGAAGGCGAAGGGGATCAGGCCGTCGGCGAACAGGGACGCGCGCTTGAAGCCCTCAGGCGCGGTGCACAGGACATGATGAACCAGTTGCAGCAGGCCATGCGCGGCGAGCAGAGCGGCGGACAACAGGGCACTCGGCAGGGAAACAACGGACGCGACCCACTCGGTCGACCGCAGGCTACCACGGGCCCGGATTTCGGCGATTCCGTCGATGTCCCCGATGAGATCGATACCCAGCGTGCCCGTCGCATTCTGGAAGCGATCCGCAAACGTCTTGGAGATGCACTCAGCCCTGCACTCGAGAAAGAGTATCTGGAGCGCCTTCTGAACATGCAGTGA
- the lysA gene encoding diaminopimelate decarboxylase, producing the protein MNHFEYRDGVLHAEDVPVPAIAQAVGTPFYCYSTATLTRHYHVFSQAFEGLDALVCYAMKANSNQAVLTTLARLGAGMDVVSEGELRRALAAGVPAGKILFSGVGKTAREMNFALKAGILCFNVESMPELEQLSARATALGLTANVSLRINPDVDAKTHSKISTGKAENKFGIGWKDARAAYARAAELPGLKVAGIDMHIGSQITELQPFDDAFALLTELTETLRADGHAIEHVDLGGGLGVPYAEDGDQPPLPDAYAEVVRKHVTKLGLKVMLEPGRLIAANAGILVSEVIYVKEGEAKNFVIVDTAMNDLIRPTLYEAFHSIRPVSEAAENADKITADVVGPVCETGDYLALDRKLPALKAGDLIAIGSAGAYGAVQASTYNTRPLVPEVLVKGGEFHVIRPRPSYEELIELDSIPSWLKD; encoded by the coding sequence GTGAATCATTTTGAATATCGTGACGGTGTGCTCCATGCCGAAGACGTGCCGGTGCCAGCCATTGCACAAGCCGTCGGAACGCCGTTCTATTGCTATTCCACGGCCACGTTGACACGCCACTACCATGTTTTCTCGCAAGCTTTCGAGGGCCTGGATGCGCTTGTCTGCTACGCCATGAAGGCAAATTCCAATCAGGCAGTTCTGACCACGCTTGCCCGTCTGGGCGCTGGGATGGATGTTGTCTCCGAAGGCGAGCTTCGCCGCGCCCTGGCCGCCGGCGTTCCGGCCGGCAAGATCCTGTTTTCCGGCGTCGGCAAAACCGCGCGCGAAATGAACTTTGCGCTCAAGGCCGGCATTCTATGCTTCAACGTCGAATCGATGCCCGAACTTGAGCAGCTTTCAGCCCGCGCCACCGCACTGGGGCTGACGGCCAATGTGTCGCTGCGCATCAATCCTGATGTCGATGCGAAAACGCACAGCAAGATTTCCACCGGCAAGGCGGAGAACAAATTCGGCATCGGCTGGAAGGACGCCCGCGCCGCTTATGCACGCGCCGCCGAGCTTCCGGGCCTGAAAGTCGCCGGCATCGACATGCATATCGGCAGCCAGATCACCGAGTTGCAGCCCTTCGACGACGCATTCGCCCTTTTGACGGAGCTCACCGAAACCCTTCGCGCCGATGGCCACGCCATCGAGCATGTGGATCTCGGCGGCGGCCTTGGCGTTCCCTATGCGGAGGATGGCGACCAGCCCCCCCTGCCCGACGCCTATGCCGAGGTTGTGCGCAAACACGTGACCAAACTCGGCCTGAAAGTGATGCTCGAACCCGGCCGCCTGATTGCGGCGAATGCCGGCATTCTTGTTTCGGAAGTCATCTATGTGAAGGAAGGCGAAGCGAAAAATTTCGTCATTGTCGACACGGCAATGAATGATCTCATTCGCCCGACACTTTATGAAGCCTTCCATTCGATACGGCCTGTCTCAGAGGCCGCTGAAAACGCTGACAAAATAACCGCCGACGTTGTGGGTCCGGTTTGCGAAACCGGAGACTATCTTGCGCTCGACCGCAAACTCCCCGCCCTGAAGGCCGGCGATCTCATTGCCATCGGATCGGCAGGCGCGTATGGCGCAGTACAGGCCAGCACCTACAACACACGCCCGCTCGTGCCTGAAGTGCTGGTCAAAGGCGGTGAGTTCCACGTGATTCGCCCGCGGCCGAGCTATGAAGAGCTGATCGAGCTGGATTCGATCCCCTCCTGGCTGAAGGACTGA
- a CDS encoding lipoprotein yields the protein MTARRTLTLVMLGLALGLAACGRKAPLDSPYEAAVDARKEAERNDQPVPPAPEKPVEDRPFILDGLL from the coding sequence ATGACGGCCCGCCGCACGCTCACCCTTGTCATGCTCGGTCTCGCGCTCGGCCTTGCCGCCTGCGGGCGCAAGGCACCGCTCGATTCGCCCTATGAGGCGGCAGTGGATGCACGCAAGGAAGCCGAACGCAACGACCAGCCCGTGCCCCCGGCACCGGAAAAACCGGTTGAAGATCGTCCCTTCATTCTTGATGGCCTGCTCTAG
- the argH gene encoding argininosuccinate lyase, with translation MSEDQASNRMWGGRFASGPDAVMEAINASIGFDQKLYAQDIRGSLAHAAMLAKTGIISADDEKKIAHGLNTILSEIEAGKFNFSAQLEDIHMNVEARLAELIGPAAGRLHTARSRNDQVALDFRLWVKEELQRIDAALGGLIEAFLTRAEEHAASVMPGFTHLQSAQPVTFGHHMMAYVEMFGRDRSRVRDAIERLDESPIGVAALAGTGFPVDRHMTAEALGFREPTRNSIDTVSDRDFALEFLSVSAICATHLSRLAEEIVIWSTPQFGFVRLSDSFSTGSSIMPQKKNPDAAELIRAKSGRINGDLIALLTVMKGLPLAYSKDMQEDKEAVFDAAETLDLMLAAMTGMVGDMEVNTSAMKKAAGAGFSTATDLADWLVREAGLPFREAHHVTGRAVALAEEKKCGLEKLALEDLQAINPAIHEGVFSVLSVGNSVKSRTSYGGTAPSEVRRQIRYWKKRLKRDATPAKKR, from the coding sequence ATGAGCGAAGACCAAGCCAGCAACCGCATGTGGGGTGGACGTTTTGCCTCAGGACCCGATGCCGTCATGGAGGCGATCAACGCATCCATCGGTTTCGACCAAAAGCTTTACGCCCAGGACATCCGCGGCAGTCTGGCCCATGCCGCAATGCTGGCGAAGACTGGCATAATTTCGGCGGACGATGAAAAAAAGATCGCTCACGGGCTGAACACGATCCTGTCAGAGATCGAGGCCGGTAAGTTCAACTTCTCGGCACAGCTCGAAGACATCCACATGAATGTCGAGGCGCGGCTGGCAGAGCTGATCGGCCCTGCCGCCGGGCGCCTTCACACGGCGCGTTCGCGCAATGATCAGGTGGCGCTCGATTTCCGACTCTGGGTCAAGGAAGAGCTACAGCGCATCGATGCAGCACTTGGCGGTCTGATCGAAGCGTTCCTCACCCGTGCCGAAGAGCACGCCGCCAGCGTGATGCCGGGCTTCACGCATCTCCAGTCGGCGCAGCCGGTCACCTTCGGCCATCACATGATGGCCTATGTCGAGATGTTCGGGCGCGACCGTTCGCGCGTGCGCGACGCCATCGAACGGCTTGATGAAAGCCCCATCGGCGTGGCCGCACTTGCCGGCACCGGTTTTCCCGTCGACCGCCACATGACAGCCGAAGCGCTCGGTTTCCGCGAGCCGACGCGCAACTCCATCGACACTGTCTCAGACCGCGATTTTGCCCTCGAATTCCTGTCGGTCTCGGCCATCTGCGCCACACATCTTTCGCGACTGGCCGAGGAAATCGTCATCTGGTCGACCCCGCAGTTCGGCTTCGTGCGTCTGTCCGACTCCTTCTCTACCGGCTCCTCGATCATGCCGCAGAAGAAGAACCCCGACGCTGCCGAGCTGATCCGCGCCAAGAGCGGTCGCATCAATGGCGATCTCATTGCCCTCCTGACGGTGATGAAGGGCCTGCCGCTCGCCTATTCCAAGGACATGCAGGAAGACAAGGAAGCCGTGTTCGACGCGGCAGAGACGCTCGACCTGATGCTCGCCGCCATGACCGGCATGGTGGGCGACATGGAGGTCAACACGAGCGCCATGAAGAAGGCTGCCGGAGCCGGCTTTTCCACCGCGACCGACCTTGCCGACTGGCTGGTGCGCGAGGCGGGCCTGCCGTTCCGCGAGGCCCATCACGTGACGGGTCGCGCCGTCGCTCTTGCCGAGGAAAAGAAGTGCGGGCTGGAGAAACTTGCGCTTGAAGACTTGCAGGCGATCAACCCGGCGATACACGAAGGCGTCTTTTCCGTTCTTTCGGTTGGCAACTCCGTCAAAAGCCGCACCTCTTATGGCGGAACGGCACCTTCGGAAGTGCGTCGCCAGATCCGTTACTGGAAGAAACGCCTCAAACGGGATGCAACGCCCGCCAAAAAGCGCTAA
- a CDS encoding TlpA disulfide reductase family protein, protein MSKQKQKFPALRLVVLAVAAGAIAGAIAVYVKGGLDGNTAATPIVAEADNAACSAKQAKAKAVGDAATGHVAAMLAADPPRSLKSLGFNGPDGEPMTVADFSGRVVLMNLWATWCTPCREEMPALDALQSAKGSDAFEVVAVNVDRGDDEKPTTFLQETGIEALGYYRDASMKIFNDLKSRGLALGLPVTLLIGADGCLLAHMNGPAEWGSPDAERLVEAALSETD, encoded by the coding sequence ATGTCGAAGCAGAAACAAAAATTCCCGGCACTCCGTCTGGTCGTCCTGGCTGTTGCTGCGGGCGCCATCGCGGGTGCGATTGCGGTATACGTGAAGGGCGGGCTTGATGGCAACACGGCTGCGACGCCGATTGTCGCCGAAGCCGACAATGCAGCCTGTTCTGCAAAGCAGGCAAAGGCAAAAGCGGTGGGCGATGCGGCAACGGGTCACGTGGCGGCGATGCTTGCCGCCGATCCACCCAGATCCCTGAAGTCGCTCGGCTTCAACGGTCCGGATGGCGAGCCGATGACGGTGGCGGATTTCTCGGGCCGGGTCGTGTTGATGAACCTGTGGGCCACCTGGTGCACACCGTGCCGCGAGGAAATGCCTGCCCTTGATGCGCTTCAGTCCGCCAAGGGGTCGGATGCATTCGAGGTCGTGGCGGTGAATGTGGATCGTGGCGACGATGAAAAACCCACCACTTTTCTTCAGGAAACCGGCATTGAGGCACTCGGCTACTACCGTGATGCCTCGATGAAGATTTTCAATGACCTGAAGAGCCGGGGACTGGCGCTGGGATTGCCAGTAACGCTGTTGATCGGCGCTGATGGATGTCTTCTCGCCCATATGAACGGGCCGGCGGAATGGGGGAGCCCGGATGCCGAGCGGCTGGTCGAGGCGGCTCTTTCGGAAACGGACTGA
- a CDS encoding 6-pyruvoyl tetrahydropterin synthase family protein, with amino-acid sequence METYKEFTFEAAHKLEPYSGLHGHSFKVSVHLVGEPDPVYGWAANLYEVEKQIEEIHKILDHTYLNDIEGLSVPSLENLAKWIYDKLAEKSPALHRVELKRGAEGQAEGCVYQPAKAA; translated from the coding sequence GTGGAAACGTACAAGGAATTCACATTCGAGGCAGCACACAAGCTGGAGCCTTATTCAGGCCTTCATGGTCATTCCTTCAAGGTTTCGGTTCATCTCGTGGGCGAGCCGGATCCCGTGTATGGCTGGGCTGCGAACCTGTACGAAGTGGAGAAACAGATCGAAGAGATACACAAGATCCTCGATCACACCTACCTGAATGACATTGAAGGTCTCTCCGTACCCTCGCTCGAAAACCTGGCCAAATGGATTTACGACAAGCTGGCGGAGAAATCCCCTGCCCTTCACCGTGTCGAACTGAAGCGCGGCGCCGAAGGACAGGCGGAAGGCTGTGTCTACCAGCCGGCCAAAGCCGCCTGA